One genomic segment of Kordiimonas sp. SCSIO 12603 includes these proteins:
- a CDS encoding calcium/sodium antiporter — translation MAYIEVVAGLVLLVVAGDLLVRGAVSIAQNAGISKLIIGLTIVAFGTSAPELFVGVDAVLGGSPSLALGNVVGSNIANVLLVVGLPAMIAPMTCDAPRLGRNLSIMLLATALFMGVAFTGEIAWPQGIILIAGLTAFLVYSGMRARHGCEAESGFDGMEELNEEPESYGKSFLLVVAGLFGLAFGADLLVAGSVDIARDFGVSEAVIGLTLVALGTSLPELVTALVAAVRGHCDVAVGNVIGSNIFNLLGIMGVTSLFGTVPVPDSFMEVDLWVMLGASMLLIPFCRMRSRVGRFSGMIMVIMYIGYMVYLANNGDSASVMGLHFE, via the coding sequence ATGGCCTATATTGAAGTTGTTGCTGGTTTAGTATTGCTTGTTGTAGCCGGCGATCTTCTCGTGCGAGGTGCTGTATCAATTGCCCAAAACGCCGGGATTTCAAAACTTATAATTGGTTTGACCATCGTTGCTTTCGGCACCAGTGCGCCTGAACTCTTTGTTGGCGTAGATGCTGTGCTTGGCGGCTCGCCCTCTCTTGCTCTTGGTAATGTTGTTGGTTCCAATATCGCGAACGTGCTTCTTGTTGTTGGTCTTCCTGCAATGATTGCCCCTATGACATGTGATGCACCACGCCTTGGCCGTAACCTAAGCATTATGCTATTAGCTACAGCCTTGTTTATGGGTGTAGCCTTCACCGGTGAGATTGCATGGCCACAAGGAATTATCCTTATTGCTGGCCTTACAGCATTTCTTGTTTACTCAGGGATGCGGGCTCGCCATGGCTGCGAAGCAGAGTCTGGCTTCGACGGCATGGAAGAGTTAAACGAAGAACCAGAAAGCTACGGAAAATCCTTCCTTCTTGTAGTAGCGGGTCTGTTTGGATTGGCTTTTGGTGCCGACCTACTCGTTGCCGGATCTGTTGATATCGCTCGTGACTTTGGCGTTTCAGAAGCAGTGATTGGGCTTACACTCGTTGCTCTTGGAACTAGCTTACCTGAGCTAGTAACAGCTCTTGTAGCAGCAGTTCGTGGTCACTGCGATGTAGCTGTCGGTAATGTTATTGGGTCTAACATTTTCAACCTTCTTGGCATCATGGGTGTTACTTCACTCTTTGGTACTGTGCCTGTTCCTGATAGCTTTATGGAAGTTGATTTATGGGTGATGCTAGGTGCAAGCATGTTGCTTATCCCATTTTGCCGGATGCGTTCCCGAGTTGGAAGGTTCTCCGGTATGATCATGGTAATTATGTATATTGGGTATATGGTATATCTGGCGAATAACGGTGACAGTGCATCAGTAATGGGCCTTCACTTTGAGTAA
- a CDS encoding glyoxylate/hydroxypyruvate reductase A has product MRILFYLDDYPHEIWRDALLAENPDLEFRSYPDWGSPEDGPAYALVWEPKPGLLKDYPNIQAIFSMGAGIDHLTRDPQLPKDTPIIRMGDDGLKEGMAEFMAMSVLMHHRQMPYLLEQQKAKNWARVFAPAAKDVQVGIMGYGALGKAAAEKLKPFGYNLVSWSRTAKTPEEGIKHYSGTETIDEFLSGSNILVCLLPETKETINLLNKERLLKLPQGASIINGGRGGLIDLDALEEVMTSGHIESATLDVFPKEPLNTDHPLWHQEKLIITPHVAAITRPDTAANYVVRNIKRLENGEEPENKLDLNRGY; this is encoded by the coding sequence ATGCGTATTCTGTTTTATCTTGACGATTACCCTCATGAAATCTGGCGAGATGCGTTACTTGCTGAAAACCCTGATCTGGAGTTCAGAAGCTACCCAGATTGGGGCTCACCTGAGGACGGCCCAGCCTATGCTCTTGTATGGGAACCAAAACCGGGTCTACTGAAAGATTATCCAAACATTCAGGCTATTTTTTCAATGGGAGCCGGGATTGATCATCTTACACGTGACCCTCAGCTACCTAAAGATACCCCTATCATCCGCATGGGTGATGATGGCCTTAAAGAAGGCATGGCAGAATTTATGGCAATGAGTGTACTTATGCATCACAGACAAATGCCTTATCTTCTGGAACAGCAAAAGGCGAAAAACTGGGCTCGTGTGTTTGCCCCTGCCGCCAAAGATGTTCAGGTGGGTATCATGGGATATGGCGCACTTGGCAAAGCAGCTGCAGAGAAGCTCAAGCCTTTTGGCTATAATCTGGTTTCATGGTCGAGAACGGCCAAAACACCTGAAGAAGGTATCAAACATTATTCCGGCACTGAAACCATTGATGAATTTCTTTCTGGCTCCAACATCCTTGTATGTCTACTGCCTGAAACTAAAGAAACAATCAATCTACTCAACAAAGAACGCCTTCTAAAGCTTCCGCAAGGTGCTTCCATCATCAATGGCGGTCGAGGCGGTCTCATTGACCTTGATGCTCTCGAAGAAGTGATGACTAGTGGTCATATAGAAAGTGCAACCCTAGATGTATTCCCCAAAGAACCTCTAAACACCGATCATCCACTTTGGCATCAGGAAAAACTTATTATTACACCTCATGTTGCGGCTATTACACGCCCAGATACGGCAGCTAACTATGTAGTTAGAAACATAAAAAGGCTGGAAAATGGGGAAGAACCAGAAAATAAGTTAGACCTAAATCGCGGATACTGA
- a CDS encoding M48 family metallopeptidase — MRIKAFIAACMALCLSACVTTNEVTGRSQFITIPASQDEELGLQALNEVKKSNGNVRTSGRDVERVRRIGERIVRVSDKPDLNWEFIVIDEPVLNAWALPGGKVAVYSKMIDNLTDEELAAVLGHEAAHAILRHGAEQVSRAQAQQLAIVGLGAVVGATTENEKNAQLAVALGSMAAQGFVALPHSRNMELEADHVGTIYMARAGYNPRAAAQLWRKMARLKEGGGDQPTFLSTHPSDDKRIARIEGRMPEYLAIYGNR; from the coding sequence GTGCGTATCAAAGCCTTTATCGCCGCTTGCATGGCTCTTTGCCTTTCCGCCTGTGTTACAACAAATGAAGTAACTGGGCGCTCCCAATTTATCACCATTCCTGCAAGCCAGGATGAAGAGCTCGGCCTTCAGGCACTTAATGAAGTGAAGAAGAGCAACGGGAACGTTCGTACATCAGGGCGTGATGTAGAACGAGTACGCCGTATTGGTGAACGCATCGTACGTGTTTCTGATAAGCCTGACCTCAACTGGGAATTCATTGTTATCGATGAACCGGTTCTGAATGCGTGGGCTTTGCCGGGTGGCAAGGTAGCTGTTTACAGCAAGATGATTGACAATCTGACTGATGAAGAACTGGCAGCCGTACTTGGGCATGAAGCGGCACATGCTATACTCCGTCACGGCGCTGAACAGGTGAGCAGAGCACAGGCGCAGCAGCTCGCGATTGTTGGCCTTGGTGCTGTGGTTGGTGCGACAACTGAGAATGAAAAAAATGCTCAACTCGCTGTGGCTTTAGGCTCAATGGCAGCACAAGGTTTTGTCGCACTTCCTCATAGCCGTAATATGGAACTAGAAGCAGATCATGTAGGAACCATTTATATGGCACGCGCAGGCTATAACCCGAGGGCTGCAGCTCAGTTATGGCGCAAGATGGCACGCCTTAAGGAGGGTGGTGGCGACCAGCCAACGTTCCTGTCTACCCACCCATCTGATGATAAGCGTATTGCTCGAATTGAAGGCCGAATGCCTGAATACCTGGCTATTTATGGAAATAGATAG
- the modA gene encoding molybdate ABC transporter substrate-binding protein encodes MKHLLSIGLAIFCIYAPFNFVRADEKDLTIFAAASTQNALIELASAYPTTEKINLSFGGSAIMARQINAGAQTDIFISANREWVQYLKDSKKLQANPTTLVGNRLVLAGTKNRHLPNLTILDSSKLIELVGDTKLATPNPQTAPAGQYVKRYLQSIDAWSLLKGKMAFSPNVRQTLRLIEYGGLPGFIYSSDAHISANVRVLYEIPKDMNSPIEYVAAPITDNEKTNAFINFLKSPIAAQIWEKYGFITIASN; translated from the coding sequence ATGAAACACCTGCTCTCCATAGGCCTTGCTATCTTCTGCATTTATGCTCCCTTTAATTTTGTAAGAGCAGATGAAAAAGATCTCACAATATTTGCAGCTGCCAGTACCCAAAATGCCTTGATAGAACTAGCTTCAGCATACCCTACAACTGAAAAAATTAATCTTTCTTTTGGTGGGAGCGCCATCATGGCGCGACAAATTAATGCTGGCGCGCAAACAGATATTTTCATTTCCGCGAATAGAGAATGGGTTCAATATCTAAAAGATAGCAAAAAACTGCAGGCTAATCCCACCACTCTCGTAGGCAATCGTTTAGTATTAGCTGGCACAAAAAACAGACACTTACCCAATCTCACCATCCTTGACAGTTCAAAGCTCATTGAGTTAGTCGGCGACACCAAACTAGCTACCCCTAACCCACAAACTGCACCTGCTGGTCAATATGTAAAGCGCTACCTTCAGTCTATTGACGCATGGAGCCTACTTAAAGGCAAGATGGCATTCAGTCCAAATGTAAGGCAAACGCTCAGGCTAATTGAATATGGTGGTTTACCAGGCTTTATATATAGCTCTGACGCACACATAAGTGCCAATGTTCGTGTTCTTTACGAAATCCCTAAAGATATGAACAGTCCCATAGAATATGTGGCGGCGCCAATTACCGATAACGAAAAAACGAACGCCTTTATCAATTTCCTGAAATCACCAATTGCTGCCCAAATATGGGAAAAATACGGATTTATAACAATTGCATCAAATTGA
- the nadA gene encoding quinolinate synthase NadA, with amino-acid sequence MNLVNTPVVDPTLDVVEEIKRLRKEKNAVILAHYYQAGEIQDIADFVGDSLDLSRKAAETDADVIVFCGVRFMAEVAKILSPEKTVVLPDLEAGCSLEDSCPPDEFEKFVKANPDHLVLSYINCSAAVKAHTDIIVTSSNAESIVSQIPEDQKIIFAPDRHLGGYLSRKLGRDMLLWQGTCMVHELFSEKELIKLKAKHPNAPVAAHPECPDQIVQHADHVGSTSSILKFVTEHEADTMIIATEPGIIHQMEKAAPHKTFIGAPGADGNCNCNVCPYMALNTMDKLYLCLRDLGPEINLDEETRIKAEKPLRRMLEMSPTFAPQPPKENL; translated from the coding sequence ATGAACTTGGTAAACACACCAGTAGTAGACCCTACCCTTGATGTGGTCGAAGAAATTAAACGCCTGCGCAAAGAAAAAAACGCAGTTATTTTGGCGCATTATTATCAAGCTGGTGAAATTCAAGACATTGCAGATTTTGTAGGTGACAGCCTCGATCTTTCTCGTAAAGCAGCTGAGACGGACGCAGATGTTATTGTGTTCTGTGGCGTGCGCTTCATGGCGGAAGTGGCGAAAATCCTAAGCCCGGAGAAAACAGTAGTTCTACCTGATCTGGAAGCTGGCTGTAGCCTGGAAGATAGCTGCCCACCTGATGAATTTGAAAAATTTGTAAAAGCGAACCCAGATCATCTGGTTCTTAGTTACATCAACTGCTCAGCAGCTGTTAAAGCACACACGGATATTATCGTGACCAGCTCTAACGCTGAAAGTATCGTATCCCAAATTCCTGAAGACCAAAAAATCATCTTCGCACCGGACCGTCACCTCGGCGGCTACTTGTCTCGTAAATTGGGCCGCGACATGCTTCTTTGGCAGGGTACATGTATGGTGCACGAACTGTTCAGTGAGAAAGAGCTGATCAAACTGAAAGCAAAACACCCGAACGCGCCAGTTGCTGCACACCCGGAGTGCCCTGACCAGATTGTTCAACACGCTGACCACGTTGGCTCAACAAGCTCTATCCTGAAGTTTGTGACCGAACATGAAGCTGACACCATGATCATTGCCACAGAACCTGGCATTATCCACCAAATGGAAAAAGCAGCACCGCATAAAACATTCATCGGCGCACCGGGTGCTGACGGCAACTGTAACTGTAATGTTTGTCCTTATATGGCACTGAACACGATGGATAAGCTATATCTTTGCCTGCGTGATCTTGGGCCGGAAATCAATCTGGATGAAGAGACTCGCATCAAAGCGGAAAAGCCTCTACGTCGCATGCTGGAAATGAGCCCAACATTCGCGCCGCAGCCACCAAAAGAAAACCTGTAA
- the nadC gene encoding carboxylating nicotinate-nucleotide diphosphorylase produces the protein MFPLSNREVEAFIDSAFAEDIATGDVTAETVIPVDAMLKASMNARENMVVAGLPLIEPIFKRLDPNCKFTFEAKDGDKLSAGTNILTVHGTARALLSAERTALNIVQHLSGIATLTRQYVDLIEGTSATLLDTRKTIPGLRKLGKYATAMGGGKNHRMGLFDAVMIKDNHIAVAGSVEKAIEGAKAAGRKDIQVECDTLEQVKEAVEAGANSLLLDNMPPAVLREALKIVDGRISCEASGGVNLKTIRAIAETGVNYISVGRLTQSAPAVDIGLDFSL, from the coding sequence ATGTTTCCGCTGTCTAACCGAGAAGTTGAAGCCTTCATTGATAGTGCCTTCGCTGAAGATATCGCCACAGGTGATGTAACAGCAGAAACGGTAATCCCGGTCGATGCTATGCTAAAAGCAAGCATGAATGCTCGGGAAAATATGGTGGTAGCAGGCCTGCCGCTTATTGAGCCTATTTTCAAACGCCTTGACCCTAACTGTAAGTTCACGTTTGAAGCCAAAGATGGTGACAAGCTCTCTGCTGGCACTAATATCCTGACCGTCCACGGTACAGCGCGAGCACTACTCTCTGCTGAGCGCACAGCCCTTAACATCGTTCAGCATCTTTCAGGTATCGCAACACTCACTCGGCAGTATGTTGACTTAATTGAAGGCACGTCTGCGACCTTGCTCGATACGCGTAAAACCATTCCTGGCCTCAGAAAACTTGGCAAATACGCCACAGCTATGGGTGGCGGTAAAAACCACCGCATGGGTCTTTTTGACGCTGTCATGATCAAAGACAATCATATCGCTGTAGCTGGCAGTGTTGAAAAAGCCATTGAAGGTGCAAAAGCTGCTGGCAGAAAAGATATTCAAGTTGAATGTGACACGCTGGAACAAGTGAAAGAGGCCGTTGAAGCAGGCGCAAACAGCCTGCTTCTGGATAATATGCCACCTGCGGTCCTTAGGGAAGCACTGAAAATTGTGGATGGTCGTATTAGCTGTGAAGCTTCAGGCGGTGTGAATTTAAAAACTATCCGAGCCATTGCTGAAACAGGCGTGAATTACATTTCTGTAGGACGCCTCACACAGTCCGCCCCAGCGGTTGATATTGGCTTAGATTTCTCTCTTTGA
- a CDS encoding MBL fold metallo-hydrolase — protein sequence MSVEFKQDFSAEYGIPEQMTKRVTRVLCNNPSPFTYTGTGTYLVGAENNLAVIDPGPFDTEHGEAILKAANGRPISHIFVTHSHIDHSPLSAWLSEKTDAPIYAFGPHGTGRAGGLQEEEVEAGADKEFMPDHTITDGDTFSGSDWTLKAIHTPGHTANHMCFLLKEEKLMFVGDHVMGWATTVIAPPDGDVRKYIESLKKIAEEDVEKLIPTHGPWVENPKPFIRGIVTHRKMREGQILKCLEDGASTIDILVARMYKDVDKRLHPAAARSVFGHIIALVDEGRISCEGSPRLSSTYSLAG from the coding sequence ATGAGTGTAGAATTCAAACAGGATTTTTCCGCGGAGTATGGAATACCAGAACAAATGACCAAACGGGTCACTCGCGTTCTGTGTAACAATCCCAGTCCATTTACCTATACAGGTACAGGAACCTATCTTGTTGGTGCCGAAAATAACCTTGCGGTTATTGATCCCGGCCCCTTTGATACCGAACACGGGGAAGCTATTTTGAAAGCTGCAAATGGCCGACCTATCTCTCATATCTTCGTAACCCACAGCCATATAGACCACTCCCCTCTTTCAGCATGGCTTTCTGAAAAAACTGACGCACCAATCTATGCGTTCGGCCCACACGGTACTGGGCGCGCAGGAGGCCTTCAGGAAGAAGAAGTCGAAGCCGGAGCTGATAAAGAATTCATGCCGGACCACACCATCACAGATGGCGACACCTTCTCAGGCTCTGACTGGACGCTAAAGGCCATTCACACCCCCGGTCATACCGCCAATCATATGTGCTTTCTTCTTAAGGAGGAAAAACTCATGTTTGTTGGTGATCACGTTATGGGATGGGCTACAACAGTAATCGCACCACCTGATGGTGATGTAAGAAAATATATAGAAAGTCTAAAAAAAATAGCAGAAGAGGATGTTGAGAAACTCATCCCTACCCACGGCCCATGGGTGGAAAATCCAAAACCTTTCATCCGCGGCATCGTTACTCACCGTAAAATGCGTGAAGGGCAAATATTAAAGTGCCTTGAAGATGGAGCTAGTACTATCGATATACTAGTGGCTCGTATGTACAAGGACGTGGATAAACGCCTGCACCCAGCTGCAGCTCGCTCTGTATTCGGGCACATTATTGCGCTCGTTGATGAAGGTAGAATTTCCTGTGAAGGATCACCACGCCTTTCAAGTACATATAGCTTAGCTGGCTAG
- a CDS encoding M14 family metallopeptidase, translating to MKNYLKGALAATALISSLSAATIATDDYEYWPNAQYQTSIPTLESVLGYKSGERITTHADMIRYFEALAKAAPDHIKLFDYGETWEGRRLIYLAISSPENIAKLDTFKAGMQALSDPRKTSSAEAKKLIDDLPSSTWLAYSVHGNEISSTDAAMMTAYHLLASGGDERVPEILDNSIVFINPLQNPDGRDRFINRFRTALGMEADSDPISAEHNEPWPSGRTNHYLFDMNRDWISLTQPETKGHVKALQEWYPLVFVDLHEMGGNSTYYFAPEADPYNPHLSGEQRESLYLFGKNNAKWFDNFGYSYFTRDIFDAFYPGYGASWPAYYGAISMTYEQASSRGLVYRRSNGTDLEYRQTVRQHFITSMATAETTAKNREKFLTNFWDYQVSAIDEAKKDKKNRSYIFPASRDKAANRKLAGVLSAQGIEVQQATSNFNACGNTYQPGAFIVDSAQPRKRMIRTLLDPQVNMSAEWVKEQERRRAKNIGHDIYDVTAWSLPIMYNVEMDICSKAVNASSTPAGETLINTASVNTTEASVAYLVPWNDMAAGRLLTSALRKGLRVKIIDEGFKKDGKDYPAGTLIFDVSKNTETLGPDLKAIAEATGAEVVGVNSSWVDNGQDLGSRSVNELVAPKVAIAWDEPTSQYSAGNTRFVVERQFGYPVTAIRPAQLSRADLSRYQVIILPSSWGGYQSALGKRGASNLKDWVRKGGVLIGTGTAVRYLSDKDVGMLSIQREAQVKEKDAGKEKKLKNGRVEGTIFNSLEEMQAAVEPTNESPDSVPGVLVRASVDKDHWLSSGLPDTLNVLIRGSDIYTPAQLNSGRNVAWFEGSDALLASGHLWEENRKQYAYKPFVVSERMGRGHVIGFTQDPTVRAYLDGLNMVFFNAIFHGAAQSSPLR from the coding sequence ATGAAAAACTATCTGAAGGGCGCATTAGCCGCTACAGCGCTTATAAGCAGCCTAAGTGCAGCAACCATCGCTACCGATGATTATGAGTATTGGCCAAATGCACAGTACCAGACGAGCATTCCGACACTTGAAAGCGTTTTAGGCTATAAAAGCGGCGAACGTATCACCACTCACGCTGATATGATTCGCTATTTCGAAGCACTAGCTAAGGCCGCACCTGACCATATTAAGTTATTTGATTACGGCGAAACATGGGAAGGCCGCCGTCTTATTTATCTTGCAATCTCAAGCCCGGAAAACATTGCCAAACTCGATACTTTCAAAGCTGGCATGCAGGCACTTTCAGACCCTAGAAAAACCTCAAGCGCAGAAGCTAAGAAGCTAATTGATGATCTGCCGTCTTCTACATGGCTCGCATACAGTGTGCATGGGAACGAGATATCTTCCACAGATGCCGCTATGATGACAGCATACCACTTACTTGCATCTGGTGGTGATGAGCGTGTTCCAGAAATTCTAGACAACAGCATTGTCTTTATTAACCCCCTTCAGAATCCTGATGGCCGGGACCGCTTCATCAACCGTTTCCGCACAGCCCTTGGTATGGAAGCAGATAGCGATCCAATTTCCGCTGAACACAACGAGCCATGGCCGTCCGGGCGTACAAACCACTATTTGTTTGATATGAACCGTGATTGGATTTCACTCACACAGCCCGAAACCAAAGGCCATGTGAAAGCGCTGCAGGAATGGTACCCTCTGGTGTTTGTTGACCTTCACGAAATGGGTGGTAACAGCACTTATTATTTCGCACCTGAAGCTGATCCATATAATCCGCACCTTTCCGGCGAGCAGCGTGAAAGCCTTTATCTATTTGGTAAAAATAACGCCAAATGGTTTGATAATTTTGGCTACAGCTATTTCACACGCGATATTTTTGATGCTTTCTATCCAGGGTACGGTGCCAGCTGGCCAGCTTATTACGGCGCCATTTCCATGACATATGAACAAGCCTCCTCTCGTGGACTAGTTTACCGCCGCAGTAACGGTACAGACCTTGAGTATCGCCAGACGGTTCGCCAGCACTTTATAACTTCTATGGCAACAGCAGAAACCACCGCAAAGAACAGAGAAAAGTTCCTTACAAACTTCTGGGACTATCAGGTTTCAGCCATTGATGAAGCCAAGAAAGATAAAAAGAACCGTTCTTATATTTTCCCTGCGTCAAGAGACAAAGCAGCTAATCGTAAGCTCGCTGGCGTACTCTCCGCGCAAGGTATTGAAGTGCAACAAGCTACGTCAAATTTCAACGCCTGCGGCAACACATACCAACCGGGTGCCTTCATTGTTGATAGTGCGCAGCCACGTAAGCGCATGATCCGCACGCTACTTGATCCACAGGTAAACATGAGCGCAGAGTGGGTAAAAGAACAGGAACGCCGCCGAGCGAAAAACATTGGCCATGATATCTATGACGTAACCGCATGGTCACTGCCTATTATGTATAATGTGGAAATGGATATTTGCAGCAAAGCTGTCAATGCTTCTTCTACACCAGCAGGTGAAACACTAATCAATACAGCTAGTGTTAATACAACAGAAGCCTCTGTCGCCTATCTGGTACCTTGGAACGACATGGCTGCAGGCCGCCTTCTTACCTCTGCCCTGCGTAAAGGGCTTCGCGTTAAGATTATCGACGAAGGCTTTAAGAAAGACGGTAAAGATTATCCTGCTGGTACATTGATCTTTGATGTCTCTAAAAACACAGAGACACTGGGCCCAGACCTTAAAGCAATCGCAGAAGCTACAGGAGCTGAAGTTGTTGGTGTCAATTCAAGCTGGGTTGATAACGGGCAAGATTTAGGTAGCCGTTCAGTGAACGAACTGGTTGCCCCTAAAGTTGCCATCGCATGGGATGAACCAACCAGCCAATATTCCGCAGGAAACACACGCTTTGTGGTCGAACGCCAATTTGGTTACCCAGTAACAGCTATTCGTCCTGCCCAGCTTTCTCGTGCTGATCTATCGCGTTATCAGGTTATCATTCTGCCATCCTCTTGGGGTGGTTACCAATCCGCTCTCGGAAAACGCGGTGCCTCGAATCTGAAAGACTGGGTGCGTAAAGGCGGGGTCCTCATCGGTACGGGCACTGCCGTTCGCTATCTCTCAGATAAAGATGTAGGCATGCTTTCAATTCAACGTGAAGCGCAGGTAAAAGAAAAAGACGCTGGCAAAGAAAAGAAACTTAAAAACGGCCGTGTAGAAGGAACTATTTTCAATAGCCTGGAAGAAATGCAGGCAGCAGTTGAACCGACAAACGAAAGCCCAGATAGTGTCCCTGGTGTATTGGTACGTGCATCTGTTGATAAAGACCACTGGCTGTCATCTGGCCTGCCAGATACCTTAAATGTTCTTATTCGCGGGAGTGACATCTATACGCCAGCACAACTTAATAGCGGTCGAAATGTCGCTTGGTTTGAAGGGTCCGACGCCCTTCTCGCCAGTGGACACCTTTGGGAAGAAAACCGCAAGCAATATGCCTATAAACCATTTGTTGTTAGCGAACGCATGGGGCGCGGCCATGTTATTGGATTTACACAAGATCCAACAGTACGTGCCTATCTTGATGGCCTGAACATGGTGTTCTTTAACGCCATCTTCCACGGTGCCGCACAATCAAGCCCGCTACGTTAG
- the rpmF gene encoding 50S ribosomal protein L32, whose protein sequence is MAVPKSKITRSRRGMRRSHDALKAVNFQEDTHTGEYKLRHHIDLKTGMYRGKQILEPKGDY, encoded by the coding sequence ATGGCAGTTCCTAAGAGTAAGATCACTCGTTCTCGCCGTGGTATGCGTCGTTCACACGATGCTCTGAAAGCAGTTAACTTTCAGGAAGATACACACACAGGTGAATACAAGCTTCGCCACCACATCGACCTGAAGACAGGTATGTACCGTGGTAAGCAAATTCTTGAGCCAAAAGGCGATTACTAA